Proteins from a genomic interval of Chryseobacterium indologenes:
- a CDS encoding HD domain-containing protein, whose product MQNKLKIINDPVHGFIKIPHEILFDIIEHPYFQRLRRIGQTGLLNLIFPGATHTRFHHALGAMHLMFTALETLKQKGVTISEEEEKGAMLAILMHDIGHGPFSHALESMLMDDWHHENLSLLLMNKLNDEFDGQLSMAIEMFQGKYHRKFFNQLISSQLDVDRLDYLKRDSFFTGVSEGNINTQRIVSMMNVCEEGELVIDAKGIYSIENFLTARMFMYWQVYYHKTSALAEFLLVKILERAKYLISQGVELPATDHLKYFLYRNKGAATDEDVQRFTQLDDNDVIQAMKEWQNSEDFVLSYWCKCVIQRNLPKTIISSHPFTAENIEEKIKKTNEFFGIDNAAELVHEIKRKLLPYDTEKQPIYLLQKNGKKMKLHESEDQLLSGLMVNKTTRYILMFPRDISRIDS is encoded by the coding sequence ATGCAGAACAAGCTAAAAATCATCAACGATCCCGTTCACGGATTTATCAAAATACCTCACGAAATTTTATTTGATATCATTGAACATCCTTATTTTCAGAGGCTGCGAAGAATCGGGCAGACGGGGCTGCTGAACCTGATTTTTCCCGGAGCTACCCATACCAGATTTCATCATGCCCTGGGAGCAATGCACCTGATGTTTACAGCATTGGAAACATTAAAGCAAAAGGGCGTTACAATATCCGAAGAAGAGGAAAAAGGGGCAATGCTGGCTATTTTAATGCATGATATTGGTCATGGTCCCTTTTCCCATGCACTTGAAAGTATGCTGATGGACGACTGGCATCACGAAAACCTTTCATTGCTATTGATGAATAAGCTTAATGATGAATTTGATGGTCAGCTGTCAATGGCTATTGAAATGTTCCAGGGAAAATACCACAGGAAATTTTTCAACCAGCTGATTTCTTCCCAGTTGGATGTGGATCGGCTTGATTATCTTAAAAGAGACAGTTTCTTTACCGGTGTTTCCGAAGGGAATATTAATACCCAGCGCATCGTTTCTATGATGAATGTGTGTGAAGAAGGAGAACTGGTGATTGACGCCAAAGGAATTTATTCCATTGAAAATTTCCTGACAGCCAGAATGTTCATGTACTGGCAGGTCTATTATCATAAGACCTCTGCTTTGGCTGAGTTTCTTTTGGTTAAGATTCTTGAGCGGGCTAAGTATCTGATCTCTCAGGGAGTTGAGCTTCCGGCGACAGATCATCTCAAATATTTTTTATACCGAAACAAGGGTGCAGCTACGGACGAAGATGTACAAAGATTTACGCAGCTTGATGATAACGATGTTATTCAGGCTATGAAAGAATGGCAGAATTCTGAAGACTTTGTTTTGTCTTATTGGTGTAAATGTGTGATTCAGAGAAATTTGCCGAAAACAATTATTTCTTCACATCCGTTTACTGCAGAAAACATTGAAGAAAAAATAAAGAAAACAAATGAATTTTTCGGAATAGATAACGCAGCTGAACTTGTTCATGAGATAAAAAGAAAACTTTTACCATACGATACAGAAAAACAGCCCATCTATTTATTACAGAAAAACGGTAAGAAAATGAAGCTGCATGAGTCGGAAGACCAGCTTTTATCAGGCTTAATGGTCAATAAGACCACACGCTACATCCTTATGTTTCCGAGAGATATTTCGCGCATAGATTCTTAA
- a CDS encoding UDP-3-O-(3-hydroxymyristoyl)glucosamine N-acyltransferase, giving the protein MRFHSPQKLKTIADLIGSKFVGPEDFEVLGSNEIHMVKPGEIVFVNHPKYYDKALNSAATIILIDKEVECPEGKALLVSDDPFRDFNKINTHFTRIYNFTEELHDAEIGDGTKIHPSAVIGNNVKIGKNCLIFPNVVIGDRTEIGDNVIIQSGTVLGGDAFYYRKLDGNFDRLISVGNVVIENNVEIGNNCTIDRGVTDSTVIGEGSVLDNQIQIGHDTVIGKKCLIASQVGIAGCCIIGDEVTLWGQVGIASGKKVEAGSVLLGKTGVNRDLEKGTYIGMFAEDFKTYLKKEVKLRNL; this is encoded by the coding sequence ATGAGATTCCATTCTCCGCAAAAGCTTAAAACGATTGCTGATTTAATAGGCTCAAAATTTGTTGGTCCGGAAGACTTTGAAGTATTGGGCTCCAACGAAATTCATATGGTGAAACCGGGAGAGATTGTTTTTGTCAACCATCCTAAATATTACGACAAAGCATTAAATTCCGCAGCTACCATTATTTTAATTGATAAAGAAGTTGAATGTCCTGAAGGAAAAGCTCTTCTTGTCTCTGATGACCCATTCAGAGATTTTAATAAGATCAATACTCATTTTACAAGAATATATAATTTCACAGAAGAACTTCATGATGCAGAAATCGGGGACGGAACAAAAATACACCCTTCTGCAGTGATCGGAAATAATGTGAAGATCGGAAAAAACTGCCTGATCTTTCCTAATGTTGTCATCGGTGACAGAACTGAAATAGGAGACAACGTGATCATTCAGTCCGGAACTGTGCTTGGTGGCGATGCTTTTTACTATAGAAAACTGGATGGCAACTTTGACCGTCTGATCTCCGTAGGAAATGTTGTCATTGAGAATAATGTTGAAATTGGAAACAACTGTACAATTGATAGAGGAGTTACTGATTCTACAGTAATCGGAGAAGGTTCTGTACTGGACAACCAGATTCAGATCGGACACGATACCGTGATCGGAAAAAAATGTCTTATTGCCTCACAGGTAGGAATTGCGGGATGTTGTATCATTGGTGACGAAGTCACATTATGGGGGCAGGTCGGTATTGCTTCCGGTAAGAAAGTAGAAGCAGGATCCGTACTTTTAGGAAAAACAGGAGTCAACAGAGACCTGGAAAAAGGCACCTACATCGGGATGTTTGCTGAAGATTTCAAAACTTATCTGAAAAAAGAAGTAAAACTGAGAAATTTGTAA
- a CDS encoding PglZ domain-containing protein: MSEKILWIDDEIDLLKPHIVFLEKKGYNVTPVNNVNEALELMDSEKFALTLIDENMPGISGLEAIPMIKEKDNSLKIVMVTKSEEEHIMEEAIGSQIADYILKPVNPNQILLSLKKNLQQDNLVEQKTILQYQQEFRNLSMELSYLRTYQEWAEYYKKILSWEIKFDKVADNEFADLLQSQKEEANIQFAKFIEKNYADWLTDSDKPLMSHTLFKEKVKPEVEKEKVLLLMVDNLRYDQWKVIEPLFTKYYNKISEDYYYSILPTATQYARNSFFAGLMPSEIEKRFPDKWFNDNEEGNKNEYERDFLEDQMKRIGLGSKSMKYLKVLNADFERKIYDDFNQHKNNDLLVIVYNFIDILSHAKTDNHIVDQLIRDDKTFRSLTFNWFENSSLLKIIKTAAENGYKLVITTDHGTVYVKKPSKVVGDRETSTNIRYKTGKSLTYDDSDVWAITNPEKLFLPKGNLSSKYIFAKNNIFLAYPKNYNHFVNYYKETYQHGGISLEECIIPISVLEPK, encoded by the coding sequence ATGTCAGAAAAGATATTATGGATCGATGATGAAATAGATTTACTTAAACCTCATATCGTATTTTTAGAAAAAAAGGGCTACAATGTAACTCCTGTTAATAATGTAAATGAGGCTTTGGAACTTATGGATTCAGAGAAATTTGCCTTAACATTAATTGATGAAAATATGCCTGGGATCTCCGGGCTTGAAGCTATTCCTATGATCAAGGAAAAAGACAATTCCTTAAAAATAGTTATGGTGACCAAAAGTGAAGAAGAACATATCATGGAAGAAGCCATAGGTTCCCAAATCGCTGATTACATCCTGAAACCGGTAAATCCTAACCAGATTTTACTTTCATTAAAGAAAAATCTTCAGCAGGATAATCTGGTAGAACAAAAAACTATCTTACAGTACCAGCAGGAGTTCAGAAACCTTTCTATGGAACTTTCTTATCTGAGAACGTATCAGGAATGGGCTGAGTATTATAAAAAGATCCTAAGCTGGGAGATTAAGTTTGATAAAGTAGCAGATAATGAGTTTGCCGACCTTTTACAATCGCAAAAGGAAGAAGCTAATATTCAGTTTGCCAAGTTTATTGAAAAAAACTACGCTGACTGGCTTACCGACTCAGATAAACCTCTTATGAGCCACACGCTTTTCAAGGAAAAAGTAAAACCGGAAGTTGAAAAAGAGAAGGTGCTTTTGCTGATGGTCGACAACCTCCGTTATGATCAATGGAAGGTAATCGAGCCGTTATTTACAAAATATTACAATAAAATATCTGAAGATTATTACTACAGTATTCTTCCTACCGCGACACAGTATGCAAGAAATTCTTTCTTTGCCGGTTTAATGCCCTCGGAAATCGAAAAACGTTTCCCTGATAAATGGTTCAATGATAATGAGGAGGGAAATAAAAATGAATATGAGCGTGATTTCCTGGAGGACCAAATGAAAAGAATCGGTCTTGGATCAAAATCCATGAAATATTTAAAGGTTTTGAATGCTGATTTTGAAAGAAAAATCTATGACGATTTCAACCAGCATAAAAACAATGACCTTCTGGTTATCGTCTACAACTTTATCGACATTTTATCCCACGCCAAAACAGATAATCATATCGTAGATCAGCTCATCCGTGATGATAAAACTTTCCGTTCTCTGACTTTTAACTGGTTTGAAAATTCTTCATTATTGAAAATCATCAAAACGGCAGCAGAAAACGGTTACAAGCTGGTTATTACTACCGATCACGGAACGGTATATGTGAAAAAGCCAAGCAAAGTGGTGGGTGACAGAGAGACCTCTACCAATATCAGATATAAAACCGGTAAAAGTCTGACCTATGACGACAGCGATGTATGGGCAATCACCAACCCTGAAAAACTCTTCCTTCCCAAAGGAAATTTAAGCTCGAAATATATTTTTGCCAAAAACAATATATTCCTGGCTTATCCTAAAAATTATAATCATTTTGTAAATTACTATAAAGAGACCTATCAACATGGTGGAATCTCACTGGAAGAATGTATCATTCCTATCAGTGTTTTAGAACCCAAGTAG
- a CDS encoding peptidase S41, producing the protein MFKKNDKVYFLKNFDLSWIENNDLFSKNVTKKLHYIENNRNLGESLYLGKGGRKIYFRNENSYGSRFTSQSISLLELFRYWNYVEYFFPYKYETDQNWNSVLTEMIPKFLNSDSDETYHLTLAELVTKTDDSHAYLFSKEISLNQYGNRRVPVEYSYAEGKLVVTKINSTAFEEKTPLLVGDVIYDVNGKTIPQLVNSFGKYVPASNSWGKIEKVKSHFLSTNRDSISMKIERGGHNLSITSRTYFAKDIIRTQNKSPENWKLLEKQIGYVNMGILKKEDLDMMYKNLQSTRAIIFDLRNYPNQTIEPLSQLILPEIATYYLFTFPETDYPGKFYSRKNIIGRRNKEYYKGDVVVLVNESTQSQAETTAMMLRQHPKAKLIGSNTSGANGDVITFKIAGLDTRFTGLGAYYPDGRETQRIGIIPDIIVKPTIQGIREGKDEVLERALLYIKTNN; encoded by the coding sequence ATGTTCAAAAAAAATGATAAAGTATATTTTCTCAAAAATTTCGATCTGAGCTGGATTGAAAATAACGACCTGTTCAGTAAAAATGTAACCAAAAAACTTCATTACATAGAAAACAACAGAAATCTCGGAGAGTCTCTTTATCTAGGGAAAGGCGGCCGAAAGATATATTTCAGAAATGAAAATTCATACGGTTCAAGATTCACATCTCAATCGATCAGCTTGCTGGAGCTGTTCCGGTATTGGAATTATGTAGAATATTTTTTCCCTTACAAATATGAAACCGACCAAAACTGGAATAGTGTTTTGACAGAGATGATTCCAAAGTTTCTTAATAGTGACAGTGATGAAACTTATCATTTGACATTGGCGGAACTGGTCACAAAAACTGACGACTCCCATGCCTATCTTTTTTCAAAAGAGATCAGTCTTAACCAATATGGTAACAGAAGGGTTCCTGTAGAATATTCGTATGCGGAAGGAAAATTGGTAGTTACAAAAATTAATTCCACTGCGTTTGAAGAGAAAACACCTTTACTTGTGGGAGATGTCATTTACGATGTTAATGGTAAAACAATTCCTCAATTGGTTAATAGTTTTGGGAAATATGTTCCGGCTTCGAATTCCTGGGGAAAAATAGAGAAAGTAAAAAGCCATTTCCTTTCAACCAACAGAGACTCCATTTCTATGAAAATTGAAAGGGGCGGTCACAATTTATCCATTACCTCCCGAACATATTTTGCAAAAGATATTATCCGTACCCAAAATAAAAGTCCCGAAAACTGGAAACTTTTAGAAAAGCAGATCGGCTATGTGAATATGGGAATTCTCAAAAAGGAGGACCTGGATATGATGTACAAAAACCTGCAATCGACCAGGGCTATTATCTTTGACCTCAGAAATTATCCCAACCAAACGATTGAACCTTTAAGCCAACTTATACTCCCGGAAATAGCGACTTACTATCTGTTCACATTTCCGGAAACCGATTACCCAGGAAAATTTTACAGCAGGAAAAATATTATTGGCCGAAGAAATAAGGAATACTACAAGGGTGATGTTGTCGTATTAGTCAACGAAAGTACACAAAGCCAGGCTGAGACCACAGCAATGATGCTAAGGCAACATCCGAAAGCTAAATTGATCGGGAGCAATACCTCGGGAGCAAATGGAGATGTCATCACTTTCAAAATTGCCGGCCTCGATACACGCTTTACGGGGCTTGGCGCGTACTATCCTGATGGCAGAGAAACACAAAGAATCGGGATTATTCCTGATATCATTGTGAAGCCTACTATACAAGGGATCCGGGAAGGAAAGGATGAAGTATTGGAAAGAGCTTTGCTCTATATAAAAACGAATAATTGA
- the lpxD gene encoding UDP-3-O-(3-hydroxymyristoyl)glucosamine N-acyltransferase — protein sequence MEFTASQIASFIDGKIIGDENALITGVSPIENGESGHLSFIAQDRFSHYLDTSKCSVIIVSEKLLAKNNYTPTVIVVKDAYLSFQILMNLYQEMKGRKEGIENGSSIHDTAVIGEKAYIGAFTYVSEKAKIGDGSQIYPHVYIGKGVKIGKNCKIDSGARIYDYCIIGDNCVIHSNTVIGGDGFGFQPTAEGFKKIPQLGNVIIEDDVEIGSNCSIDRATIGSTIIGKGTKIDNLIQIAHNVKIGQNNVIAAQAGIAGSTVIGDWNQIGGQVGIVGHIKIGNQVKIQAQSGVNSSVNDKETLYGSPAISYNDYLRNYVHFRNFTEIVSRINNLENTSKDNTNE from the coding sequence ATGGAATTTACAGCTTCGCAAATTGCAAGTTTTATCGACGGAAAAATAATAGGTGACGAGAATGCACTTATTACTGGGGTTTCACCAATTGAAAATGGCGAATCAGGGCATCTTTCTTTTATAGCACAAGATCGATTCTCACATTATCTTGATACCTCAAAATGTTCCGTAATTATCGTCTCGGAAAAGCTTTTAGCTAAAAATAATTATACCCCTACCGTAATCGTTGTAAAGGATGCGTATCTTTCTTTTCAGATTCTGATGAATTTATATCAGGAAATGAAAGGACGAAAAGAAGGCATCGAGAACGGTTCTTCTATTCATGATACAGCCGTGATAGGTGAAAAAGCCTACATCGGAGCGTTTACCTACGTTTCGGAGAAAGCTAAAATCGGTGACGGATCACAGATCTATCCTCACGTTTATATAGGAAAAGGAGTGAAAATCGGCAAAAACTGTAAAATAGACAGCGGAGCCAGGATCTACGACTATTGCATCATAGGAGATAATTGTGTTATTCACTCCAATACCGTCATAGGTGGTGATGGTTTTGGTTTTCAGCCAACGGCAGAAGGATTTAAGAAAATACCACAACTGGGGAATGTCATTATTGAAGATGATGTTGAAATCGGCTCCAACTGTAGTATAGACAGAGCAACCATAGGTTCTACCATTATCGGAAAAGGAACCAAAATCGATAATCTTATCCAGATTGCCCATAATGTAAAAATAGGACAGAATAACGTCATTGCGGCACAAGCCGGCATCGCAGGTTCAACCGTTATCGGAGACTGGAACCAGATTGGAGGTCAGGTAGGCATCGTAGGACATATCAAAATAGGTAATCAGGTGAAAATTCAGGCTCAGAGTGGCGTGAATTCCAGTGTAAATGATAAAGAAACACTGTATGGTTCACCGGCGATCAGCTATAATGACTATTTGAGAAACTATGTTCATTTCAGAAACTTTACTGAAATTGTAAGCAGAATAAATAATCTTGAGAATACCTCAAAAGATAATACTAATGAGTGA
- the efp gene encoding elongation factor P: protein MATSNDIRKGLCIEYSNDIFKVIEFLHVKPGKGPAFVRTKLKSVTNGKVIDNTFSAGHKIEEVKVITRKFQYLYDDENGFHFMNNDDFSQLYLNKEMIENSQFMKAGEEVTIILKEVDETPLSAELPQSVYLDVIEADPGVKGNTATNALKNAIVETGARVMVPLFIEPGDRIKVSTEDGSYLERVKE, encoded by the coding sequence ATGGCAACAAGTAACGATATCAGAAAAGGGCTTTGCATCGAGTACAGCAATGATATTTTTAAAGTAATCGAGTTCCTTCACGTAAAACCTGGAAAAGGACCAGCTTTCGTAAGAACTAAATTAAAATCTGTAACAAACGGTAAAGTAATTGATAATACTTTCTCTGCAGGACACAAAATTGAAGAAGTAAAAGTAATCACAAGAAAGTTCCAGTATCTTTATGATGACGAGAACGGATTCCACTTCATGAATAATGATGACTTCTCTCAATTATATTTAAATAAAGAAATGATTGAGAACTCTCAGTTTATGAAAGCTGGGGAAGAAGTAACAATCATTCTGAAAGAAGTTGATGAAACTCCTCTTTCTGCTGAACTTCCACAATCAGTTTACCTTGATGTAATCGAGGCTGATCCGGGAGTGAAAGGAAATACAGCAACCAATGCTCTTAAAAATGCGATCGTTGAAACAGGAGCAAGAGTGATGGTTCCTTTATTTATTGAACCTGGTGACAGAATTAAAGTAAGCACCGAAGACGGTAGCTACTTAGAAAGAGTAAAAGAATAA
- a CDS encoding GTP cyclohydrolase: MFIISLTYKSSIENIEKLIPEHTIFLHKHYDSGQFIASGRKEPRTGGIIIAKAASKKEIEQIITEDPFYIQEVADYAITEFIPSKYDENFKTFIKD, encoded by the coding sequence ATGTTTATTATCTCGCTTACCTATAAGAGTTCTATTGAAAATATAGAAAAACTTATTCCCGAACATACTATTTTCCTCCACAAACATTATGACTCTGGACAGTTCATTGCCTCAGGAAGAAAAGAACCAAGAACAGGAGGGATCATTATTGCTAAAGCAGCCTCTAAAAAGGAGATTGAACAGATCATCACTGAAGATCCTTTTTATATTCAAGAGGTTGCAGATTATGCGATCACCGAATTTATTCCATCCAAATACGACGAAAATTTTAAAACATTTATAAAAGACTAA
- the xth gene encoding exodeoxyribonuclease III → MRLITYNVNGIRAAFTKDFLGWLKTADPDIICIQESKAGNDQIDIESLEKLGYHSYWHSAVRKGYSGVGIASKIKPRHVEYGCGIESYDNEGRIIRADFDGYSVISVYVPSASNIERLDFKMQFCHDFLAYIKNLKKEIPNLIISGDFNICHEAIDIHDPVRLKNVSGFLPMEREWMTNFIDECELIDGFRFFNNEPENYTWWSYRQNSRAKNKGWRLDYTFASYNLKEKLSRAVILKEAVHSDHCPSLLELDV, encoded by the coding sequence ATGAGATTAATTACATACAATGTTAATGGAATCAGGGCCGCATTTACAAAAGATTTTTTAGGCTGGTTAAAAACTGCTGATCCGGATATTATCTGCATCCAGGAAAGTAAAGCGGGAAATGACCAGATTGATATTGAAAGTCTTGAAAAATTAGGATACCACAGTTACTGGCATTCTGCCGTAAGAAAAGGCTACAGTGGAGTCGGTATAGCGTCAAAAATAAAGCCCAGGCATGTAGAGTATGGTTGCGGTATTGAAAGCTACGATAATGAAGGAAGAATCATTCGTGCTGATTTTGACGGATATTCTGTAATTTCTGTATATGTACCTTCTGCGTCCAATATAGAGCGGCTGGATTTTAAAATGCAATTCTGCCATGATTTCTTAGCGTATATTAAAAATTTAAAAAAGGAGATCCCTAACCTAATTATTTCGGGTGATTTTAATATATGTCACGAAGCAATCGATATTCACGATCCTGTTCGCTTAAAAAATGTTTCCGGGTTTCTTCCTATGGAAAGAGAGTGGATGACTAATTTCATCGATGAGTGCGAACTGATTGATGGTTTCAGGTTCTTTAATAATGAACCGGAAAATTATACCTGGTGGAGCTACCGTCAGAACTCAAGGGCTAAAAATAAGGGTTGGAGATTAGATTATACTTTTGCTTCTTATAATTTAAAGGAAAAGCTCAGCAGGGCGGTTATTTTGAAAGAAGCTGTTCATTCCGACCATTGTCCTTCTTTACTGGAATTGGATGTGTAA
- the lpxA gene encoding acyl-ACP--UDP-N-acetylglucosamine O-acyltransferase gives MIHQLAAVDKRAKISKNVIVEPFTTIAGDVEIGEGTWIGPNVTIMDGARIGKNCRIFPGTVISAIPQDLKFDGEDTQVIIGDDTTIRECVTVNRGTKALGHTKIGANCLIMATSHIAHDCVIGDHVIIVNGCGIAGHVEIGDYTVMGGLSAVHQFGKIGKHVMISGGTLVRKDIPPYVKVAREPMSYAGINSVGLRRRGFTNEKIFEIQKIYRTIFQMKMNVSQAMAHIEKEMLPTAERDEILQFIQNSPRGIVKGYGTSKESNQ, from the coding sequence ATGATCCATCAATTAGCAGCCGTAGATAAACGCGCGAAAATCAGCAAAAATGTAATTGTAGAACCTTTTACTACAATTGCTGGGGACGTAGAAATTGGAGAAGGAACCTGGATCGGTCCGAATGTTACCATCATGGATGGAGCAAGAATAGGAAAAAACTGCAGGATTTTTCCCGGTACTGTAATCTCTGCAATTCCTCAGGATCTGAAGTTTGATGGTGAAGATACTCAGGTAATTATCGGTGATGATACGACCATCAGAGAATGTGTTACGGTAAACAGAGGTACAAAAGCCTTAGGACATACCAAAATAGGAGCAAACTGTCTTATTATGGCAACCTCACACATTGCACATGACTGCGTGATTGGAGATCATGTTATCATTGTAAATGGCTGCGGTATTGCAGGACATGTTGAGATTGGAGACTATACTGTAATGGGAGGTTTATCAGCTGTTCACCAATTTGGTAAAATAGGGAAACATGTAATGATTTCCGGAGGTACTCTGGTAAGAAAAGATATTCCGCCTTATGTGAAAGTAGCGAGAGAGCCAATGTCTTATGCAGGAATCAATTCTGTTGGATTAAGAAGAAGAGGATTTACCAATGAAAAGATTTTTGAAATTCAAAAAATCTACAGAACGATTTTCCAAATGAAAATGAATGTTTCTCAGGCAATGGCGCATATTGAAAAAGAAATGCTGCCAACAGCTGAGAGAGACGAAATTCTACAATTTATTCAAAACTCTCCAAGAGGTATTGTAAAAGGATACGGAACAAGCAAAGAAAGCAACCAGTAA
- a CDS encoding bifunctional UDP-3-O-[3-hydroxymyristoyl] N-acetylglucosamine deacetylase/3-hydroxyacyl-ACP dehydratase has product MSDMQKTLQEEVTLSGIGLHTGREVKLTIKPAKENTGFVFVRTDLEGHPQVEADVNYVVATERGTTLEKLGVKITTCEHLLAALVGCDIDNAVLEMDASEPPILDGSSKFFVEAIESVGVVDQNVAREYLVVKEVLTYSDPATGSEITIIPSDTYEVTTMVDFGTKVLGTQNATLKNISEFKDEISSARTFSFLHELEMLLDHGLIKGGDISNAIVYVDKDLTPETTEKLKKAFGKDNVSIRPNGILDNLNLNYPNEAARHKLLDVIGDLALAGVKIKGKVIANKPGHYVNTQFAKKLNRQWKLQKKKNVPDFDLTKEPVFDINGIMKLMPHRPPFLLIDKVLELSDSHVVGLKNVTMNEPFFVGHFPKEPVMPGVLQVEALAQTGGILVLASVPDPENYSTYFIKIDKVKFKRKVIPGDTLIFKIELIEPIRRGIVHMQGYGYVGDTVAVEAELMAQVAKNKVD; this is encoded by the coding sequence ATGAGTGATATGCAAAAAACACTTCAGGAAGAGGTTACTCTTTCTGGAATTGGTCTTCATACTGGTAGAGAAGTAAAACTTACCATTAAACCTGCAAAAGAAAATACAGGTTTCGTATTTGTAAGAACAGACCTTGAGGGGCATCCTCAGGTTGAGGCAGATGTAAATTATGTTGTAGCGACAGAAAGAGGAACGACATTAGAAAAACTAGGGGTGAAAATTACCACGTGCGAACATCTTTTAGCAGCTTTGGTAGGTTGTGATATTGATAACGCGGTTTTAGAAATGGATGCTTCTGAACCTCCGATTCTGGATGGATCTTCAAAATTCTTTGTAGAAGCTATCGAAAGCGTTGGTGTGGTAGATCAAAATGTAGCCAGAGAATATCTGGTGGTAAAAGAAGTTCTTACTTACAGTGATCCGGCTACCGGTTCGGAGATTACCATTATCCCGTCAGATACTTACGAAGTAACAACAATGGTTGATTTTGGGACTAAAGTGTTAGGAACCCAAAATGCCACTCTTAAAAATATTTCCGAATTTAAAGACGAAATTTCCTCGGCAAGAACATTTAGCTTCCTGCACGAATTGGAAATGCTCTTGGATCACGGATTAATCAAAGGAGGTGATATCTCTAATGCTATTGTATATGTAGATAAAGATCTTACCCCTGAAACTACAGAAAAACTGAAAAAAGCCTTTGGTAAAGATAATGTTTCTATCAGACCCAACGGAATTCTTGACAACCTGAACCTAAACTATCCGAACGAAGCTGCAAGACACAAATTATTAGATGTAATAGGTGATCTGGCTTTAGCAGGAGTGAAAATAAAAGGAAAAGTTATTGCCAACAAACCGGGGCACTATGTGAATACTCAGTTTGCTAAAAAATTAAACCGTCAGTGGAAATTGCAGAAAAAGAAAAACGTTCCGGATTTTGATCTTACAAAAGAGCCGGTATTCGATATTAACGGAATTATGAAGCTTATGCCTCACAGACCACCGTTCTTATTGATCGATAAAGTTCTTGAACTTTCAGACTCCCATGTGGTAGGATTGAAAAATGTAACCATGAATGAGCCCTTCTTCGTTGGACATTTTCCAAAAGAACCTGTGATGCCGGGAGTTCTTCAGGTAGAAGCGTTAGCTCAGACAGGAGGTATTCTTGTGTTAGCAAGCGTTCCGGATCCTGAAAACTATTCTACGTATTTCATTAAAATTGATAAAGTGAAATTCAAGAGAAAAGTAATTCCCGGAGATACTCTTATTTTCAAAATTGAATTGATAGAACCTATCAGAAGAGGTATCGTTCACATGCAAGGATATGGATATGTAGGAGATACAGTGGCAGTAGAAGCAGAGCTTATGGCTCAAGTTGCAAAAAATAAAGTTGATTAA
- a CDS encoding MliC family protein, with the protein MKKHIFIATAFAALFLTSCNKEKQATDSASTPVDSVAAKPSDSAAVSGAQDEIVKSTSKDSSGKTLDMTFNNTKNTATVVFNNESIELQGQKPASGIWYKNDHYELRGKGEEIELTKDGKTVFKK; encoded by the coding sequence ATGAAAAAACACATTTTTATTGCGACAGCATTTGCTGCCTTATTTTTAACCTCATGTAATAAAGAAAAGCAAGCAACAGATTCTGCTTCTACTCCTGTAGACAGTGTTGCTGCTAAGCCGTCAGATTCAGCAGCTGTTTCAGGAGCTCAGGATGAAATTGTAAAAAGTACTTCGAAAGACAGCAGTGGAAAAACATTGGATATGACTTTCAATAATACCAAAAATACAGCTACAGTAGTTTTCAATAATGAATCAATTGAACTGCAGGGACAAAAACCTGCATCAGGAATATGGTATAAAAATGATCATTATGAGCTGAGAGGTAAGGGTGAAGAAATAGAACTTACAAAAGACGGTAAAACAGTTTTTAAAAAATAA